A region of Epinephelus fuscoguttatus linkage group LG1, E.fuscoguttatus.final_Chr_v1 DNA encodes the following proteins:
- the LOC125898121 gene encoding anti-Muellerian hormone type-2 receptor-like: MILQLWWLILAVECIFTCISGQSFPQKRRCAFQVTPQNNKYITAGNVNGSVQLCEDSKCCVGYFLIIDGHPEVDLLACDMAEKSCPDATCKAKTHNNRLIKCVCNTDLCNTNITWTTESEEPRPTYSYSVGNNMKAVVIILTGVLLCFMIVAAKQRSLFKKKKKNPPLLDDYSVSRLCSCQTTTTTSEIDVADLELQQIVGHGHFATVWQGKYQGSMVAVKVFPGGWKHKFTAEKAVYELSLMKHAGIVHFLGTGRKQDGGSWLIVLQFAEYGSLHSYLSKHTTNWMMSLKLCRSLSQGLSYLHSDLHRHDVHKPPVAHRDLSSSNVLVRADGTCVLCDFGCSTILCSCSGCRCWQSHATNMKGHAQLGTLRYMSPEILEGSVNLSSSWCLMQADIYALGLLLWEIWMCCSDLFEGGIAPQHLLPYESELGADVTLDSLIRYVFHMDKRPSIPKHWELLPQGSVQQELLTDCWDGDPDARLTAHCVVDRLVSLQSFYSP, encoded by the exons ATGATTCTGCAACTGTGGTGGCTGATTTTGGCTGTGG AATGCATCTTTACATGCATCTCAGGCCAGTCGTTTCCTCAGAAGAGACGGTGTGCATTTCAAGTGACTCCTCAGAACAACAAATACATAACTGCTGGCAATGTGAATGGGTctgtgcagctctgtgaggaCTCCAAATGCTGCGTGGGCTATTTTCTGATCATCGATGGTCACCCAGAGGTTGACCTTCTTG CTTGTGACATGGCTGAAAAGTCATGCCCAGATGCAACCTGCaaggcaaaaacacacaacaatagACTCATCAAATGTGTGTGCAACACAGACCTCTGCAACACCAACATCACATGGACCACAGAGTCAGAAGAGCCTCGACCCACCTATTCTTATTCTGTAG GTAACAACATGAAAGCTGTTGTAATAATTCTGACTGGAGTTTTACTGTGCTTCATGATCGTTGCTGCCAAACAAAGGAGcctatttaaaaagaaaa AGAAGAATCCACCTCTCCTCGACGATTACAGTGTCTCACGGCTGTGCTCctgccaaacaacaacaacaacctctgaGATTGACGTTGCTGACCTTGAATTGCAGCAG ATTGTGGGCCATGGGCATTTTGCAACTGTTTGGCAGGGGAAATACCAGGGATCCATGGTGGCGGTGAAAGTTTTCCCTGGAGGCTGGAAACATAAATTTACTGCAGAGAAGGCGGTCTATGAGCTCTCACTGATGAAGCATGCTGGGATTGTCCACTTCCTGGGTACTGGCAGGAAACAGGATGGAGGCAGTTGGCTCATCGTCCTGCAATTTGCTGAATAT GGTTCTCTCCACTCCTATCTGTCTAAACACACCACCAACTGGATGATGTCACTGAAGTTGTGCCGGTCTTTATCGCAGGGACTTTCCTATCTCCACTCTGACCTTCACAGACATG ATGTGCATAAACCTCCTGTGGCCCACAGAGACTTAAGCAGCTCCAACGTGCTCGTGAGAGCAGATGGTACCTGTGTGCTGTGTGATTTCGGATGCTCAACCATCCTGTGTTCTTGTTCAGGATGTCGCTGCTGGCAGAGCCATGCAACAAACATGAAG GGTCATGCTCAGTTGGGCACGCTGCGCTACATGTCCCCTGAGATCCTGGAGGGCTCTGTAAACCTGAGCAGCAGCTGGTGTCTCATGCAGGCGGACATCTACGCTTTGGGACTGCTGCTGTGGGAGATCTGGATGTGCTGCTCTGATTTATTTGAAG GCGGCATCGCTCCACAGCATCTGCTGCCTTACGAGTCTGAGCTGGGAGCCGATGTGACACTGGACAGCCTCATCCGATACGTGTTTCACATGGACAAGAGACCCTCCATACCTAAACACTGGGAACTGCTACCACAG